From Eretmochelys imbricata isolate rEreImb1 chromosome 17, rEreImb1.hap1, whole genome shotgun sequence, a single genomic window includes:
- the RTN4RL1 gene encoding LOW QUALITY PROTEIN: reticulon-4 receptor-like 1 (The sequence of the model RefSeq protein was modified relative to this genomic sequence to represent the inferred CDS: substituted 1 base at 1 genomic stop codon) has protein sequence MHSGGVIFTANNKADMLETSRHHNSTDLVLLLFXTGGYVELLLMLLGLEIHFTACCPIDCVCYPSPMTVSCQAHNFVSIPEGIPENSERIFLQNNQITLLLRGHFSPSMVTLWIYSNNITFIDPDTFDGFVNLEELDLGDNRYLRALAAETFQGLVKLHALYLYKCGLSSLPSGIFGGLHNLQYLYLQDNHIEFLQDDIFVDLVNLSHLFLHGNKLWSLHQNTFRGLINLDRLLIHQNQLQWVHRRAFHDLRRLTTLFLFNNSLSELQGECLAHLGALEFLRLNGNPWSCDCKSRSLWDWLRRFRGSSSSVICESPEQMHGKDLKVLKAEDYRNCSGSESLHQIKTHTFSTADRGASKDHHPHHSSKEKDKERGVEHSLHSSQPAAPPGSHPGYRKPSKNCTSHKSRNRTSKPVSLGPRKSIHEAQDYVPDYQHKFSFGMMPTAPPKRKGKCTRRTPIRPPSGVQQAAGSSVIRASRLVFIMVLVVIIR, from the coding sequence ACATCATAATTCAACTGACCTTGTTCTCTTGCTTTTTTGAACAGGGGGTTATGTGGAGCTGCTCCTGATGCTGTTGGGGCTTGAGATTCACTTcactgcatgctgccccattGACTGTGTATGTTACCCATCACCTATGACTGTCAGCTGCCAAGCCCACAACTTTGTATCAATTCCAGAAGGGATACCAGAAAACAGCGAGAGGATTTTCCTCCAGAACAACCAGATCACATTGCTTCTGCGAGGTCACTTTAGCCCATCCATGGTCACCTTGTGGATCTATTCCAATAACATCACCTTCATAGACCCAGACACCTTTGATGGGTTTGTTAATCTAGAAGAGCTGGATTTGGGGGATAATCGCTATTTAAGGGCTTTAGCAGCTGAGACCTTCCAAGGGCTGGTGAAGCTCCATGCCTTGTACCTGTACAAATGTGGGTTGAGCTCTTTACCCAGTGGGATATTTGGTGGCCTCCACAATCTACAATATCTTTATCTACAAGATAACCACATCGAGTTCCTTCAGGATGATATTTTTGTTGACCTGGTCAACCTCAGCCATCTTTTTCTTCATGGAAACAAGCTGTGGAGCCTTCATCAGAACACATTTAGGGGACTAATAAACTTGGATAGGTTACTCATCCACCAAAATCAACTCCAGTGGGTCCACAGACGTGCTTTTCATGATCTCCGAAGACTGACCACCCTTTTCCTGTTCAATAACAGCCTCTCTGAGCTCCAGGGTGAATGCCTCGCCCACCTGGGAGCCCTGGAGTTTCTCAGGCTGAATGGCAACCCTTGGAGCTGTGACTGCAAATCCAGGTCACTCTGGGATTGGTTGCGCAGATTCAGAGGTTCAAGTTCCAGCGTGATCTGTGAGTCTCCTGAGCAGATGCATGGCAAGGACTTAAAGGTGCTAAAAGCAGAGGACTACAGGAACTGTTCTGGGTCTGAGTCCCTCCATCAGATCAAAACAcacactttctccacagcagacaGAGGAGCCTCCAAAGACCACCACCCACACCACTCCTCCAAGGAGAAGGATAAAGAGAGAGGGGTTGAGCACAGTTTACACAGCAGTCAACCAGCAGCACCTCCCGGTTCACATCCAGGTTACAGAAAGCCGAGCAAGAACTGCACCAGCCACAAAAGCCGCAACCGAACCTCTAAGCCAGTGTCTCTGGGGCCACGGAAAAGCATTCATGAAGCTCAGGACTATGTGCCTGACTACCAGCACAAATTCAGCTTTGGCATGATGCCTACAGCACCACCCAAGCGGAAGGGTAAGTGCACCCGGCGGACACCCATCAGACCCCCCAGTGGAGTACagcaggcagctgggagctcGGTGATCAGGGCCTCTCGTCTAGTTTTTATAATGGTGTTAGTGGTCATAATACGCTGA